The segment GTTACCGCTGAGTTTTCGGCTGTCAGTTCACTGTTTACAGTGAGTTCCAGGAGCTTATGCAACATGTTCAACCGCGATTTAACAGTGAACCGTAAACTGTAAACCGTGAACCTCAAAAGCCGCTACCCTGCGGCTTTTGTAATGCGCTCGACCGGCACGTCTCCGCTGCGCGCCTTCAGTTCGGATATCACTCTCATCCTGCGGGCGATAAGCTCCGTGACGTGGAGGACCTCGATGGCCTCCATCCCCCTCCTGCGCAGGCCATCCCGGATGTGCATGATGCATGCCGGGCACGAGGTCACCACCGCCTCGGCTCCCGTTTCGACGATGCGGTCAATTTTATTGTCATTGACCTTCCTGGCAAGGTCGTAATGCTCGATGCTGAAAGAACCGCCCATGCCGCAGCATCGTTCGGCGTCGACCATGGGGACGTACTGGACCCCCGGCAGCGATTCGATGAGGCGTATGGGCGCCTCCCGGATCCCCTGGAGACGCGCCAGGTGGCACGGATGATGGTAGGTGACCCTCAGGGGCTCCCTTTCAACCTGGACCTCCGTATCCCTGAAGTGGGCCGCCAGACCTGAACGGGTCAGGAAAGAGTTGATGTCATATACTTTTTCCACGAAAGCCCTGGCCCTGGCCTCCAGGATACCTGCCTCTTTCAGGAATTCCAGGTAATTATGCTTCAGGTTCCCCCCGCACGAAGCGCACCCGGTGACGATGAAGTCGAGATCGTGTTTCTCGAACGCCTCCAGGTTTTTCACGGCCAGCTCGCCGACGGTTTCCCTGGCCCCCCCGGTCAGGGCCGGCATCCCGCAGCAGACCTGGCCCTCGGGGACAACGACTGTCGTTCCCAGGGAGCCCAGGATGTTGACCATCGTCTCGCCGATCTCGGGGTAGAAGTAGTTGACCATGCACCCGCCGAAGATCCCCACGCGGGGGCCGTACCCCTCCCTCACAAGTTCCTGGAACAGTTCGGTGAAAAAGTACCTGGCCACCGGGGGGACGGTCCGGTCCCGGGCGATGAGGGGCAGGGGGAACCGGCGCCTGAGGCCGCTGTCCTCAGGGATCCGGTGGAAAAGGAATTTCTGGAAGAACCACCCGGTCCGCATGGCGACCCGGAATGTCCGTGCCGCTCCCAGCAGGTGATTGAGGATGATCCCCTTGCCGAACCTGAGGCCGGCATGTGAGGTCATCGCCTCCCGTGCCTTGAGCATCACCGGCAAGGTCGGCACCTCGTTGGGGCACGCCTCCTCGCACGCACCGCACAGGAGACAGGTCCCGATGTACTCCCGGTACCTGTCCGTCTCGCCCAGCTGCCCCAGGTGGACCGATTCGATGAGGGCCATCTTGCCCCTGGGTGAAAAGGATTCGAGGCCCCCCGCCTCGTAGACAGGACAGACGGGGAAACAGCTCCCGCACTTGACGCAGTCCCGCTCGCTCCTCGGGCCCCTGTCAGGCATCTTGTCCCTCATCTTTCCACTACCCGCTGTTTCCCCTGTAGTCGAAGGTTTTGGAAGGGTTCATGACATTGTTCGGATCCAGCGCGCGCTTGATGGTCCGCATGACGTGGATGAGGTTGTCGTCTATCTCCATGCCCAGGTAGGGCGCCTTGGCGATCCCGATACCGTGTTCGCCGGTAAGGGAGCCTCCGAGGTCCACTGTGAGCTGAAAGAGGTCCTTCACCGCCTCCTCGGCCCTTTTGCGCTCGTCCTTGTCGTCCGGGTCAACCAGGATGTTGACGTGGACGTTCCCGTCACCGGCATGGCCGAAGTTGACCACCATGACGTCATGCTGCCTGGCGATCTCCTCGATCCCGATGATGAGTTCCGGGATTTTCATCCTGGGAACGGAGACGTCTTCGTTGATCTTCAGGGGGCGTATTTTCATGATGGCGGGAGAAAGGGACCTCCTGACCTTCCAGAGTCCCTCGCGCTCCTCCGGCGTCTGGGCTCTTTTGACGTACAGGGCACCGGACCTCTTACAGACTTCCGTAAGCCTTTCAGCCTGCCTCCCGGCGCCAAGCTCATCCCCATCCACCTCCACCAGCAGGAGGGCGGACGCCCCTTTTGAAAGTTCCTCGCTGATGGACCCCTTGACGCAGTCGATGGCGCTGCGGTCCATGAACTCGAGAGTGGACGGGATGATGCGGCTCGCCATGATCCGGGCCACGGCCCGCGAAGCGGTGGAAACGTCCGGAAAAGCGGTGAGAAGGGTCACGACTGCTTCGGGTCTGGGCAGCAGCCTTACGAGGATCTTCGTGATGAACCCCAGCGTGCCTTCGGAACCGACAAGGAGGCGGGTAAGGTCGTAGCCGGTGACGCTCTTGATGGCCTCCGAACCTGTGCGCACGATGCGGCCGTCCGGCATGACCACTTCGAGAGCCATGACGTAATCCCTGGTCACCCCGTACTTGACCGCCCTGGGACCGCCGGCGTTTTCCGCGACGTTGCCCCCGATGGTGGAAAAGTCCATGCTGGAAGGGTCAGGGGGGAAGAAGAGATCCTTTTCCAGGACAGCCTTCTGGAGATCGCCGTT is part of the bacterium genome and harbors:
- a CDS encoding (Fe-S)-binding protein — translated: MPDRGPRSERDCVKCGSCFPVCPVYEAGGLESFSPRGKMALIESVHLGQLGETDRYREYIGTCLLCGACEEACPNEVPTLPVMLKAREAMTSHAGLRFGKGIILNHLLGAARTFRVAMRTGWFFQKFLFHRIPEDSGLRRRFPLPLIARDRTVPPVARYFFTELFQELVREGYGPRVGIFGGCMVNYFYPEIGETMVNILGSLGTTVVVPEGQVCCGMPALTGGARETVGELAVKNLEAFEKHDLDFIVTGCASCGGNLKHNYLEFLKEAGILEARARAFVEKVYDINSFLTRSGLAAHFRDTEVQVEREPLRVTYHHPCHLARLQGIREAPIRLIESLPGVQYVPMVDAERCCGMGGSFSIEHYDLARKVNDNKIDRIVETGAEAVVTSCPACIMHIRDGLRRRGMEAIEVLHVTELIARRMRVISELKARSGDVPVERITKAAG
- a CDS encoding FAD-linked oxidase C-terminal domain-containing protein; its protein translation is MPDHVIDTQYKPLSKSARDQIRRIVGPDHCSDSSEDLVLYAYDAMNRRFPPEMVAHPENARQVSAIVKLANREMFPVIPRGGGTGFTGGSLAVEGGVVLTTSRMNRIVEVDPDNMSAWVEPGVINGDLQKAVLEKDLFFPPDPSSMDFSTIGGNVAENAGGPRAVKYGVTRDYVMALEVVMPDGRIVRTGSEAIKSVTGYDLTRLLVGSEGTLGFITKILVRLLPRPEAVVTLLTAFPDVSTASRAVARIMASRIIPSTLEFMDRSAIDCVKGSISEELSKGASALLLVEVDGDELGAGRQAERLTEVCKRSGALYVKRAQTPEEREGLWKVRRSLSPAIMKIRPLKINEDVSVPRMKIPELIIGIEEIARQHDVMVVNFGHAGDGNVHVNILVDPDDKDERKRAEEAVKDLFQLTVDLGGSLTGEHGIGIAKAPYLGMEIDDNLIHVMRTIKRALDPNNVMNPSKTFDYRGNSG